A genome region from Manihot esculenta cultivar AM560-2 chromosome 5, M.esculenta_v8, whole genome shotgun sequence includes the following:
- the LOC110614960 gene encoding agamous-like MADS-box protein AP3 — protein sequence MARGKIQIKRIENSTNRQVTYSKRRNGLFKKANELTVLCDARVSIIMFSTSGKLHEYISPSTTTKQVFDQYQKTLGVDIWSSQYEKMQETLKKLKEANMNLRREIRKRMGECLNDMSFEDLRGLEQDMDTALNVIRERKNRVIANQIVTSTKKLRNVEEVHRNLLHEYEARARDEDPHYGLVDNEGDYGCVIGYQNGGQAPRDMFALRLQPNHPNLHSGAGSDLTTYSLLD from the exons ATGGCGAGAGGGAAGATCCAGATCAAGAGGATTGAGAACTCTACAAATCGGCAGGTCACTTACTCCAAGAGACGAAATGGTCTCTTCAAGAAGGCTAATGAACTCACCGTTCTCTGCGATGCCAGGGTTTCCATTATCATGTTCTCTACCAGTGGCAAACTCCATGAATACATTAGTCCATCCACTAC AACGAAGCAGGTGTTCGATCAGTACCAAAAGACACTTGGCGTCGACATCTGGAGCTCACAATACGAG AAAATGCAGGAGACCTTGAAGAAACTGAAAGAGGCGAACATGAATCTGCGGAGAGAGATAAG GAAAAGGATGGGTGAATGCTTGAATGATATGAGTTTTGAGGATTTGCGAGGGCTTGAGcaagatatggatactgctttGAATGTCATTCGCGAGCGCAAG AATCGAGTGATTGCCAATCAGATCGTAACTTCCACGAAAAAg CTAAGGAATGTAGAAGAAGTACATCGAAATCTTCTGCATGAATAT GAAGCAAGAGCAAGAGATGAAGATCCACACTATGGCTTAGTCGATAATGAAGGAGACTATGGCTGTGTAATTGGATACCAAAATGGAGGTCAAGCTCCTCGCGACATGTTCGCTTTACGGCTGCAACCCAACCACCCTAATCTTCACAGCGGCGCTggatcagatctcacaacctatTCCTTGCTTGATTAA
- the LOC110615413 gene encoding S-type anion channel SLAH4 encodes MSLILLAMATRGSHSEIELVEETSATITSRNHQHDLSSLVAERIKLSLNSMLTRFHAGYFRISLSLGGQVLLWKTLISPIDEANPLRHLFHLLHPAGYFILWSLALFVLVLLSLLYIIKCLFFFRMVKAEFLHHVGVNYLFAPWISWLLLLQSAPFMAPETVSYLVLWWVFTVPVVALDVKIYGQWFTKGKRFLSTAANPTSQLSVIGNLVGAQAAANMGWRECAVCLFSLGMVHYLVLFVTLYQRLSGSYRLPAMLRPVFFLFFAAPSVACLAWETIVGAFDTASKMLFFLSLFLCTSLVCRPTLFKRSMRRFNVAWWAYSFPLTVLALASAEYAQEVKGVISHVLMLFLSAFSVLVFIGLAAFTLLNSKMLLPDHDDPIADLFNRLPTVTPTIRE; translated from the exons ATGAGCTTAATTCTCTTGGCAATGGCTACCCGAGGATCTCACTCAGAGATTGAGCTGGTGGAGGAAACATCTGCTACGATCACCTCTCGAAATCATCAACACGACCTCTCTAGCCTCGTCGCTGAGAGAATCAAGCTATCTCTAAACTCCATGTTAACGAGATTTCATGCAGGTTATTTCAGAATTAGCTTGTCCTTAGGAGGGCAAGTTTTATTATGGAAGACGCTCATATCTCCGATCGATGAAGCAAATCCTCTACGCCATCTCTTCCATTTGCTTCACCCAGCTGGATATTTCATTCTATGGTCTCTCGCTCTATTTGTCCTTGTTTTACTTTCACTTCTTTACATCATCAAATGCTTGTTTTTCTTCAGGATGGTGAAAGCTGAGTTCTTACACCACGTAGGTGTTAATTATCTCTTTGCTCCTTGGATTTCATGGCTTCTTTTGCTCCAATCAGCACCTTTCATGGCTCCTGAGACCGTATCGTACCTTGTGCTTTGGTGGGTGTTCACAGTTCCGGTGGTGGCACTCGATGTGAAAATATATGGTCAGTGGTTTACTAAAGGAAAGAGGTTTCTGTCAACGGCTGCAAATCCGACTAGCCAGTTATCGGTGATAGGAAACCTGGTCGGTGCTCAAGCGGCGGCTAATATGGGGTGGAGAGAGTGTGCTGTTTGCTTGTTTTCACTTGGGATGGTTCATTATTTGGTGCTTTTTGTGACTCTATATCAACGTTTATCAGGTAGCTATAGGCTTCCAGCCATGTTGAGGCCAGTTTTCTTCTTGTTCTTTGCAGCACCAAGCGTAGCTTGCTTGGCTTGGGAGACCATCGTCGGAGCTTTTGATACTGCTTCTAAGATGCTCTTCTTTCTCTCGCTCTTCCTCTGCACGTCTCtg GTATGCAGGCCAACGCTGTTCAAGAGATCCATGAGGAGGTTCAACGTAGCATGGTGGGCTTACTCATTTCCTCTCACTGTCCTTGCTTTAGCCTCTGCCGAATATGCACAAGAGGTTAAAGGTGTCATTTCACATGTTCTAATGCTTTTCCTCTCGGCGTTCTCCGTTTTGGTGTTCATCGGATTGGCAGCTTTCACACTTCTCAACTCTAAAATGCTTTTACCTGATCATGATGATCCAATTGCAGATCTTTTCAATCGTCTCCCAACTGTAACACCAACAATTAgagaataa